The Pseudomonas extremaustralis genome contains a region encoding:
- the ltrA gene encoding group II intron reverse transcriptase/maturase, producing MSGVSSAKPYDIAKRTVWDAYQQVRANRGAAGIDDETIADFERDLSKNLYKLWNRMSSGSYFPPPVKQVEIPKASGGTRKLGVPTVGDRVAQTVVKLLIEPELDSIFHSDSYGYRPGRSAKQAVAITRERCWRYDWVVEFDIKAAFDQINHGLLMKAVRLHIKEDWILLYIERWLVAPFETDDGMRVPRERGTPQGGVLSPLLMNLFMHYAFDTWMQRTSPNCPFARYADDAVVHCRSRKQAEYVMRSIASRLAACGLTMHPEKSKVVYCKDSNRRAGYPHVSFTFLGFTFRPRKALSKQDQLFTSFLPGASADALKRMRQAVRRWRLNRQTHVTLVDVARLYNPVIQGWWQYYGSFYRTAMLGIFQHIDRALERWARRKYKALHRRKRRISQWLDKMRTVVPRLFHHWRVTGQQGWITGAV from the coding sequence ATGAGTGGCGTGAGCTCGGCGAAACCTTATGACATAGCGAAACGCACGGTATGGGACGCCTACCAGCAGGTCAGGGCCAACCGCGGTGCTGCCGGCATCGACGATGAAACCATCGCCGATTTCGAGCGGGATCTGTCTAAGAATCTCTACAAGCTGTGGAATCGGATGTCGTCGGGGTCGTACTTCCCGCCTCCGGTCAAGCAAGTAGAAATTCCCAAGGCATCGGGAGGCACGCGCAAGCTGGGAGTGCCCACGGTTGGTGATCGTGTCGCGCAAACCGTGGTCAAGCTTCTCATCGAGCCGGAGCTGGACTCGATCTTCCACTCGGACTCCTATGGGTACCGGCCGGGACGATCAGCGAAGCAGGCGGTGGCGATCACGCGTGAGCGCTGCTGGCGATACGACTGGGTGGTGGAGTTTGATATCAAGGCAGCCTTCGATCAGATCAATCATGGGTTGCTGATGAAGGCGGTGCGCCTGCACATCAAGGAGGACTGGATACTTCTGTACATCGAGCGGTGGCTGGTTGCGCCGTTCGAAACGGATGACGGCATGCGCGTCCCACGCGAACGCGGCACCCCGCAAGGTGGAGTGCTCAGTCCCCTCCTGATGAATCTGTTCATGCACTATGCCTTCGACACCTGGATGCAACGTACCAGCCCCAACTGCCCGTTTGCCCGCTACGCCGATGATGCGGTGGTGCACTGCCGCAGTCGAAAGCAAGCGGAGTACGTGATGCGCTCCATTGCTTCACGGCTGGCTGCCTGTGGCTTGACGATGCACCCGGAGAAATCGAAAGTCGTGTACTGCAAGGACAGTAACCGTCGCGCAGGTTATCCGCATGTGAGCTTTACCTTCCTCGGCTTCACCTTTAGGCCGAGGAAGGCGCTCAGCAAACAAGACCAGCTCTTCACGAGCTTCCTTCCGGGAGCGAGTGCGGATGCCTTAAAGCGGATGCGGCAAGCGGTACGCAGGTGGCGACTCAATCGCCAAACCCACGTGACGCTGGTCGACGTGGCTCGGCTCTACAATCCAGTGATACAGGGGTGGTGGCAATACTATGGCTCGTTCTATCGGACAGCCATGCTTGGCATCTTCCAGCACATTGACCGCGCGCTTGAACGCTGGGCCCGACGAAAATACAAGGCCCTTCATAGGCGCAAGCGGCGCATTAGCCAATGGCTGGACAAGATGCGGACTGTGGTACCCCGGCTGTTTCATCACTGGCGAGTGACCGGGCAGCAAGGTTGGATAACGGGAGCCGTATGA
- a CDS encoding E2 domain-associated cysteine-rich protein, with protein MDGRTLPYKLHLRQDGEWIEARESTPHHLPGFCPERHINYDGTFCLFYAGANPLPVSDEPSARAWLETIYKYLKLQERARTLRRWPNGSAWAHGDAARHQLRAQKAASAISGKIANDLAVNQLGLKRRKSKERPILDVISGTVPLFSVWEKSRRVINQKRRCFCGLYGRRRPKRIRRCHDHAKQATELAFALRDWEEAERQYWDSMHGKPCCGSCDSCPLSP; from the coding sequence GTGGACGGGAGAACGCTCCCCTACAAGCTGCATTTACGCCAAGACGGTGAATGGATAGAAGCACGCGAAAGCACACCACATCACTTGCCAGGCTTTTGCCCGGAACGGCACATCAATTATGATGGTACGTTCTGTCTGTTTTACGCGGGCGCCAATCCGCTTCCTGTCTCAGACGAGCCGTCCGCTCGTGCCTGGCTTGAGACAATCTACAAATACCTAAAGCTTCAAGAGCGCGCTCGCACTCTGCGCAGATGGCCGAATGGTTCCGCGTGGGCACACGGCGACGCAGCTCGACATCAACTGCGAGCGCAGAAGGCTGCGAGCGCAATCAGTGGCAAAATCGCTAACGATCTTGCGGTAAATCAGCTAGGGCTCAAGCGCAGAAAGTCCAAAGAGCGACCTATCTTGGATGTGATCTCCGGAACAGTGCCTTTGTTTAGCGTGTGGGAAAAGTCCCGGCGGGTAATCAACCAAAAAAGGCGCTGCTTCTGCGGCCTGTATGGACGCCGCCGTCCTAAACGAATTCGACGCTGCCATGACCATGCAAAGCAGGCTACCGAACTGGCTTTCGCATTGCGGGACTGGGAAGAGGCTGAGCGGCAATATTGGGACTCCATGCACGGCAAGCCTTGCTGTGGTTCCTGCGATAGCTGCCCACTCAGCCCATAA
- the pycC gene encoding Pycsar phage resistance system uridylate cyclase PycC translates to MSKSWNHDRAAKHIDQKIADVEEITIKDYVRDMSLESIPTSTAYRVDGVHMYADIMNLEDMLNITAVEGTECHKRTLRFLDQHYRAVKRILNKVDARRVDFHSQRLHSLFTKPYNTESGAETKRVQRAVATAQLIIDVLAETGDDDEQIPAAKVRIGIDTGLALAVNNGRSGYREPLFLGDPANHAAKLASNNKARGIYLTNNARKAIGLAESDEPEKSALTAIEIKACQDAAKLDVTSDEIVEEWREDLKKNPIGGYQFSRQTPPLRDMDIYSLTPANSKRQEMVSLYADIDGFTAYVADHINEKTDDVVRTLHVIRSELERVVTSDFEGRRVRFIGDCVQALSCDGTAHTTDEEKSVSEATRLAGALRSSFNLAIERLNAEGIETGDLGLAIGFDLGPIAVTRLGAKGNRVRCAIGRSVIESEKRQCACSGVETAIGQVAYDAASKAVQNLFGKSRKTSHLDYNEATEALADDGDASAKQARSEAYAGSAAIIRADERQVQPHSRQKVDGSR, encoded by the coding sequence ATGAGCAAGAGCTGGAACCATGATCGCGCTGCAAAACACATAGACCAGAAGATCGCTGATGTTGAGGAAATCACCATCAAGGATTACGTGCGCGACATGTCGTTGGAATCGATTCCTACCAGTACCGCGTACCGCGTGGATGGGGTCCACATGTATGCGGACATCATGAATCTCGAGGACATGCTGAACATCACTGCAGTCGAGGGCACAGAGTGTCACAAGCGCACGCTGCGCTTTCTTGACCAGCACTACCGGGCAGTCAAGCGAATTCTCAACAAGGTTGATGCGCGCCGCGTCGACTTCCACAGTCAGCGGCTGCACTCCCTTTTCACTAAGCCGTACAACACTGAGTCCGGCGCTGAGACCAAGCGTGTTCAACGCGCCGTTGCGACTGCGCAATTGATCATTGACGTGCTTGCAGAGACGGGCGACGACGATGAGCAAATCCCAGCAGCCAAGGTTCGAATTGGCATCGATACCGGCCTAGCTCTTGCTGTAAACAATGGCCGCAGCGGGTACCGCGAACCCTTGTTCCTGGGCGATCCAGCGAACCATGCCGCGAAACTGGCCAGTAATAACAAGGCCAGGGGTATCTATCTGACCAACAATGCTCGTAAGGCCATCGGCCTTGCGGAAAGCGATGAGCCGGAAAAATCTGCCCTAACCGCGATAGAGATCAAGGCATGTCAGGATGCGGCCAAGCTGGATGTCACGTCCGACGAGATCGTCGAGGAGTGGCGTGAGGATCTGAAAAAGAACCCCATTGGCGGTTACCAGTTTTCCCGCCAAACCCCACCCCTGCGTGATATGGACATTTACTCGCTGACTCCGGCCAACTCGAAGCGACAGGAGATGGTGAGCCTCTACGCCGATATTGATGGCTTCACAGCCTACGTGGCCGATCACATCAACGAGAAGACCGACGATGTCGTGCGGACTTTGCATGTCATCCGCTCCGAGCTGGAGCGGGTCGTGACTTCCGACTTCGAAGGGCGCCGGGTGCGCTTCATCGGAGACTGCGTGCAAGCCCTATCCTGTGACGGCACCGCGCATACTACTGACGAAGAGAAGTCAGTATCCGAGGCCACACGGCTAGCAGGTGCACTGCGCAGCAGCTTCAATCTCGCAATTGAGCGGCTGAACGCCGAAGGTATTGAAACCGGCGACCTCGGCCTCGCGATTGGCTTCGATCTGGGCCCAATAGCCGTCACGCGCCTGGGCGCCAAGGGTAATAGAGTTAGGTGCGCTATCGGGCGTAGCGTGATCGAGTCTGAGAAACGCCAATGCGCGTGTTCGGGGGTGGAAACCGCGATCGGGCAAGTAGCTTACGACGCAGCATCGAAAGCTGTGCAGAACCTGTTTGGGAAGAGTCGTAAGACATCACACCTGGACTACAACGAAGCTACCGAAGCCCTGGCAGATGATGGGGACGCATCTGCGAAGCAAGCTCGCTCGGAAGCCTATGCGGGTTCCGCCGCCATCATTCGCGCAGATGAGCGTCAGGTGCAGCCCCACTCCCGCCAGAAAGTAGACGGCAGCCGTTGA
- the pycTIR gene encoding Pycsar phage resistance system effector protein PycTIR produces the protein MTTGKLIDRFEGPSGRAVLEEVLLEQKLVLGNQDLARRLAEVGTLEEIAKDAVLITEDAEDSEVYFIITGHFQVKVHDREVATRGGGDHVGEMAALVPTAKRSATVLATEPSIVLKVSAADFKSIADAYPSVWRQVTRQLVDRLHQRNDMVLPAHQSSHVFIICSVEALPIARAIENNLEHDKFFVKTWTQGVFRASQYALESLEEQLDECDFAIAIAQPDDSVTMREETKNTPRDNVIFELGLFVGRLGRARTFLLEPRGDEVHLPSDLKGLTTIGYRLTKSEDQLPSSLSPACNQLRTIFNKLGPK, from the coding sequence ATGACTACTGGGAAGTTGATCGATCGCTTTGAAGGGCCGTCAGGCCGCGCCGTTCTTGAGGAAGTACTGCTTGAGCAGAAGCTGGTACTCGGAAATCAAGACCTAGCACGCCGCCTCGCAGAGGTAGGAACGCTGGAGGAGATCGCTAAGGATGCTGTGCTCATTACCGAGGACGCGGAGGACTCCGAGGTTTATTTCATCATCACAGGGCATTTCCAGGTGAAGGTCCATGATCGTGAAGTCGCAACACGAGGGGGCGGCGATCACGTCGGAGAAATGGCTGCTCTGGTCCCAACAGCGAAGCGCTCTGCTACTGTACTGGCCACCGAGCCCTCGATTGTCTTGAAGGTCAGCGCGGCAGACTTCAAGTCCATTGCGGACGCGTATCCCTCGGTTTGGCGACAGGTCACTCGGCAACTGGTCGATCGACTACACCAGCGAAACGACATGGTGCTTCCTGCCCATCAGTCATCCCACGTATTCATCATTTGCTCGGTCGAGGCACTCCCTATTGCCCGGGCAATCGAGAATAACCTTGAGCACGACAAGTTCTTCGTAAAGACCTGGACACAAGGCGTTTTCCGCGCATCGCAGTACGCCCTTGAAAGCCTCGAAGAGCAACTGGACGAGTGCGATTTTGCCATCGCAATCGCACAGCCGGACGACTCCGTCACAATGCGCGAGGAAACCAAGAATACGCCGCGCGACAACGTCATTTTCGAGCTTGGCCTGTTCGTAGGACGACTTGGCAGGGCACGAACCTTCCTTCTTGAGCCTAGGGGTGACGAGGTACATCTGCCGTCAGATCTGAAAGGGCTGACAACCATCGGATATCGCCTAACGAAAAGTGAAGACCAGCTGCCCTCCAGCCTATCTCCAGCCTGCAATCAGCTACGCACCATTTTCAACAAGCTAGGACCGAAGTAA
- a CDS encoding DUF2515 family protein, whose protein sequence is MTDQCITPHELDLKKLWDSTCELSACKRVTSHDGRNPKTTIVVPILTCRCLWKRFQKEAEEWIAPGGVLIADPLARNRRINAAYAQLWLADNRFQWAGLAAFASKQVGCGLLHATKLQEGIAMEKEAHRKLRETPSETLYEGFGFKFSRIDPKVWEDVEKARSENPLPTTDITLGDNQRSLVQAQLDYVYEMLALGNTALFLDVYPLHRFFMVRGVKEMEECLRTRNMLKDEVIWPIADRVEFGGFQQEILETFTYIDHGDIGESVRTMARHEQINILQPALYDVERFALLMRGTQAGDVVSFVTGLFSGIPEKIQLTLASQCKASDDREISFSRNPIANLADKDQRMEFVVRAANQFDTLLKKPSTYSQLKASITEIARGEGIN, encoded by the coding sequence ATGACCGACCAATGCATCACCCCACACGAACTGGACCTCAAGAAACTCTGGGACAGCACCTGCGAACTGTCCGCCTGCAAGCGCGTCACCAGCCACGATGGCAGAAACCCGAAGACCACCATCGTAGTGCCGATACTGACCTGTCGCTGCCTCTGGAAAAGGTTTCAAAAAGAAGCCGAAGAGTGGATCGCCCCCGGCGGCGTACTCATCGCCGACCCACTCGCCCGCAACCGCAGGATCAACGCGGCATATGCGCAATTGTGGCTGGCGGATAATCGGTTTCAATGGGCGGGCTTGGCGGCGTTTGCGTCGAAGCAGGTGGGGTGTGGGTTGTTGCATGCCACGAAATTGCAAGAAGGCATCGCAATGGAAAAAGAGGCGCATCGAAAATTACGAGAAACACCATCTGAAACACTCTATGAGGGGTTTGGATTTAAATTCAGTCGAATCGACCCCAAGGTTTGGGAGGACGTTGAAAAAGCCAGGTCCGAAAATCCGCTACCCACTACGGATATCACTTTAGGGGATAACCAGCGCTCTCTGGTGCAGGCGCAATTGGACTATGTATATGAGATGTTGGCATTGGGTAACACCGCGCTATTTCTGGATGTTTATCCGTTGCATCGTTTTTTTATGGTGCGGGGGGTTAAAGAAATGGAGGAGTGTTTGCGCACACGCAACATGTTAAAAGATGAGGTAATTTGGCCGATTGCAGATAGAGTTGAATTTGGCGGATTTCAGCAAGAAATCCTTGAAACGTTTACCTACATTGATCATGGTGATATTGGTGAAAGCGTACGGACGATGGCACGGCACGAGCAAATAAACATCCTTCAACCTGCATTGTATGATGTAGAACGTTTTGCACTATTAATGCGAGGAACCCAGGCGGGTGATGTCGTGTCATTCGTCACGGGCCTATTCTCTGGAATACCAGAAAAAATACAATTAACCTTGGCTAGCCAATGCAAAGCGTCAGATGATCGAGAAATTTCTTTTAGCCGTAATCCCATCGCAAACTTGGCGGACAAGGATCAGCGGATGGAATTTGTAGTGAGAGCAGCAAATCAATTCGATACCTTATTAAAAAAACCTAGCACCTACTCTCAATTAAAAGCTTCTATTACCGAAATTGCCCGTGGCGAAGGAATTAACTAA
- a CDS encoding DUF2515 family protein, with amino-acid sequence MTDQCITPHELDLKKLWDSTCELSACKRVTSHDGRNPKTTIVVPILTCRCLWKRFQKEAEEWIAPGGVLIADPLARNRRINAAYAQLWLADNRFQWAGLAAFASKQVGCGLLHATKLQEGIAMEKEAHRKLRETPSETLYEGFGFKFSRIDPKVWEDVEKARSENPLPTTDITLGDNQRSLVQAQLDYVYEMLALGNTALFLDVYPLHRFFMVRGYKEMEQCIGIREKIANHVIWPIKDRVNFGTPHQEVLDTFEAIESGNIAESVNHMATHEQINILQPAMYDDAHFASLIWGTHASDKLSVVTGLLSGVPEGIQLTLASQCRVSDERSVSFSSNPLSNLANKNQRMEFVLRAAAQFNNLLKYPASRSQLEKSIANIADGTGVRP; translated from the coding sequence ATGACCGACCAATGCATCACCCCACACGAACTGGACCTCAAGAAACTCTGGGACAGCACCTGCGAACTGTCCGCCTGCAAGCGCGTCACCAGCCACGATGGCAGAAACCCGAAGACCACCATCGTAGTGCCGATACTGACCTGTCGCTGCCTCTGGAAAAGGTTTCAAAAAGAAGCCGAAGAGTGGATCGCCCCCGGCGGCGTACTCATCGCCGACCCACTCGCCCGCAACCGCAGGATCAACGCGGCGTATGCGCAATTGTGGCTGGCGGATAACCGGTTTCAATGGGCGGGCTTGGCGGCGTTCGCGTCGAAGCAGGTGGGGTGTGGGTTGTTGCATGCCACGAAATTGCAAGAAGGCATCGCAATGGAAAAAGAGGCGCATCGAAAATTACGAGAAACACCATCTGAAACACTCTATGAGGGGTTTGGATTTAAATTCAGTCGAATCGACCCCAAGGTTTGGGAGGACGTTGAAAAAGCCAGGTCCGAAAATCCGCTACCCACTACGGATATCACTTTAGGGGATAACCAGCGCTCTCTGGTGCAGGCGCAATTGGACTATGTATATGAGATGTTGGCATTGGGTAACACCGCGCTGTTTCTGGATGTTTATCCGTTGCACCGGTTTTTTATGGTGCGAGGATATAAGGAAATGGAACAGTGCATAGGAATCCGGGAAAAAATAGCCAACCATGTGATATGGCCGATAAAAGACCGGGTAAACTTCGGAACTCCCCACCAAGAAGTCCTTGATACATTTGAAGCCATTGAATCAGGAAATATCGCAGAAAGCGTTAACCACATGGCGACTCACGAACAAATCAATATCCTGCAACCAGCAATGTACGATGACGCACATTTCGCGTCACTTATATGGGGCACACATGCATCGGACAAATTATCAGTCGTTACCGGTTTGTTGTCTGGCGTTCCTGAAGGCATACAACTCACCTTAGCCAGTCAATGCAGAGTTTCGGACGAACGAAGTGTTTCCTTCAGTAGTAATCCACTGTCCAATCTTGCTAATAAAAATCAACGAATGGAGTTCGTACTGCGAGCTGCCGCACAATTCAACAACCTTCTTAAATATCCCGCGAGCAGAAGCCAGCTGGAAAAATCCATTGCAAATATTGCCGATGGAACCGGAGTCCGCCCGTGA
- a CDS encoding PAAR domain-containing protein, translated as MSGKPAARVSDPTTCPVPGHGTNPIASGSPDVFFDGLPAARVGDTCTCGQALSGEFVPTVFINGRNAMTLDGTTDHGGVVIGGSGSVIIGNTHTPAPFIPPLPIVGEALVDFTAISAVDDEPIALQAYELETAEGRRVKGQTDPQGTTQSLPTPDPDLAVVRWTS; from the coding sequence ATGTCAGGAAAACCCGCCGCGCGCGTTTCAGACCCCACCACCTGCCCCGTCCCCGGACACGGCACCAACCCCATCGCCAGCGGCTCGCCCGACGTCTTTTTCGACGGCCTCCCCGCCGCCCGAGTCGGCGATACCTGCACCTGCGGCCAAGCCCTCAGCGGCGAATTCGTCCCCACGGTGTTTATCAACGGCCGCAACGCCATGACCCTGGACGGCACCACCGACCACGGCGGCGTCGTGATCGGCGGTTCAGGCAGCGTCATCATCGGCAACACCCACACCCCTGCGCCGTTTATTCCGCCCTTGCCGATTGTTGGCGAGGCGCTGGTGGACTTCACCGCCATCAGCGCAGTCGATGACGAACCCATTGCCCTGCAAGCCTACGAACTCGAAACCGCCGAAGGCCGGCGTGTAAAAGGCCAGACCGACCCCCAAGGCACGACCCAAAGCCTCCCAACCCCCGACCCCGACCTCGCCGTCGTGCGCTGGACGAGCTGA
- a CDS encoding endonuclease/exonuclease/phosphatase family protein, which produces MTRLLRITLLGLLIVAGLLTALIYSLTWRPAAKETLAVSCVAPRAPTLLPGQALKVMTWNVRYLAGKNYVFWYDTADGSGPDERPTVEDMAASLDEVARVIRDEQPDILLLQELDENAKPSHYQDQFALLQERLVDLYPCSAQAFDWKADFVPDRHIFGSVGRKLATLSRYQIEHAERLQLPAPDANFISRQFQPKPALLLTYLPLSDGGQLAVLNTRLDGDAPGRSAVQEQVTATVKLLDKFEGRGTPWLIGGDFNLLPLGQFLRLDASKRGRYSPDSELHLLWDKYPMIPSNSESSGIDREKWLTHFPNDPSINGPDRTLDYLFYSSRIKRIEAKVRQDDTLRISNHLPVIARFLLPPAQ; this is translated from the coding sequence ATGACCCGTTTATTGCGCATCACCCTGCTGGGCCTGCTGATCGTCGCAGGCCTGCTGACAGCCCTGATCTACAGCCTGACCTGGCGCCCCGCCGCCAAGGAAACCCTGGCAGTGAGTTGCGTCGCGCCCCGTGCGCCGACCCTGCTGCCTGGGCAGGCGCTCAAGGTCATGACCTGGAATGTGCGATACCTGGCCGGCAAGAACTACGTGTTCTGGTACGACACCGCCGACGGCAGCGGCCCGGACGAGCGCCCCACCGTGGAAGACATGGCCGCCAGCCTCGACGAAGTGGCGCGGGTGATCCGCGACGAACAACCCGACATCCTGCTGCTGCAGGAACTCGACGAAAACGCCAAGCCGTCCCACTACCAGGACCAGTTCGCGCTGTTGCAAGAGCGCCTGGTCGACCTCTACCCGTGCAGCGCCCAGGCCTTCGACTGGAAAGCCGACTTCGTCCCCGACCGCCATATCTTCGGCAGCGTCGGCCGCAAGCTGGCCACCCTGAGCCGCTACCAGATCGAGCACGCCGAACGCCTGCAATTGCCGGCACCGGACGCCAACTTCATCAGTCGCCAGTTCCAACCCAAGCCCGCCCTGCTGCTGACCTACCTGCCCCTGAGCGACGGCGGCCAACTGGCGGTGCTCAACACCCGTCTCGACGGCGACGCCCCAGGCCGCAGCGCCGTGCAGGAGCAGGTCACCGCCACGGTCAAGCTGCTGGATAAATTCGAAGGCCGTGGCACGCCCTGGCTGATCGGCGGCGACTTCAACCTCCTGCCCCTGGGCCAATTCCTGCGCCTGGACGCCAGCAAACGCGGGCGCTATTCGCCGGACAGCGAACTGCACCTGTTGTGGGACAAGTACCCGATGATCCCCAGCAACAGCGAATCCAGCGGCATTGATCGCGAGAAATGGCTGACCCACTTCCCCAACGACCCGAGCATCAACGGCCCGGATCGCACCCTGGATTACCTGTTCTACAGTTCCCGGATCAAACGCATCGAAGCCAAAGTGCGCCAGGACGACACACTGCGCATCTCCAACCATTTGCCAGTGATTGCGCGCTTCCTGCTACCCCCTGCGCAGTAG
- a CDS encoding YciC family protein encodes MNPLDVLRDSFRFTQRNLGAIVQLCLPLVILEALLQQVLDHTLGPDAFPGYSVVVGLLVYPLYTGALILFLDARTRGESPRTKDVWAMALALWPRFALLTAMSTLLILLGLSLYFLPGLWLMVVLAFAEYLLVLRGMSALEAMKESFRLTRGHFWRILVCLLCVMTPLWLLKGASVAAYPEPAPLIGVLIDSAHSFLQLFTCVVLFRLFMLIAGDADVR; translated from the coding sequence ATGAATCCGTTAGACGTACTGCGCGACTCTTTCCGTTTTACCCAGCGCAACCTGGGCGCCATCGTCCAGCTGTGCCTGCCGCTGGTGATCCTTGAAGCCCTGCTGCAACAGGTACTCGACCACACGCTTGGTCCGGACGCGTTTCCCGGCTACAGCGTGGTGGTGGGGTTGCTGGTGTACCCGCTGTATACCGGCGCGCTGATCCTGTTTCTCGACGCCCGCACCCGTGGCGAGTCGCCGCGCACCAAGGACGTGTGGGCCATGGCCCTGGCCCTGTGGCCGCGTTTTGCGCTGCTGACGGCCATGAGCACGCTGTTGATACTGCTTGGCCTGTCGCTGTATTTCCTGCCGGGCCTGTGGCTGATGGTGGTGCTGGCGTTTGCCGAATACCTGCTGGTACTGCGCGGTATGTCGGCGCTGGAGGCGATGAAGGAAAGTTTCCGCCTGACCCGTGGGCATTTCTGGCGAATCCTGGTGTGCCTGCTGTGTGTGATGACCCCGTTATGGCTGCTCAAGGGTGCCAGCGTGGCGGCGTATCCCGAGCCTGCGCCGCTGATCGGCGTGCTGATCGACAGCGCCCACAGTTTCCTGCAACTGTTCACCTGCGTGGTGCTGTTCCGTTTATTCATGCTGATCGCTGGCGATGCCGATGTGCGGTGA
- a CDS encoding DUF2076 domain-containing protein, with the protein MNSEEQTLIDGLFSRLQQAETDSAPRDAQAEARIKEHMTRQPAVGYYMTQSILVQEHALKSLDAQNKQQAQQIQQLQDELQRAKSQAAQPAPASGGFLSSIFGGGPRDPQPTQSAPASSGGGWREPGRPSFGQPAPQQNYGAPQQNYQQPQAPAAPIGSGFLGGALKTAAGVAGGVMLAEGISSLFNHNSQQPQVVEEIIREVPAPASDNSNWGNDDQKFAGNDSWGSNNADNFADSDYSDNSSSFDDDDSFV; encoded by the coding sequence ATGAACAGCGAAGAGCAAACCCTGATCGACGGACTGTTTTCACGGTTGCAACAAGCCGAAACGGACTCAGCCCCCCGCGATGCGCAAGCAGAAGCGCGGATCAAGGAGCATATGACTCGCCAACCAGCGGTCGGGTATTACATGACCCAGTCGATCCTGGTGCAGGAACACGCGCTCAAGAGCCTGGATGCGCAGAACAAACAGCAGGCCCAACAGATCCAGCAATTGCAGGATGAGCTGCAGCGGGCCAAGTCCCAGGCGGCACAACCGGCGCCTGCCAGTGGTGGTTTCCTGTCGAGTATTTTTGGCGGCGGCCCCCGAGACCCCCAACCCACCCAGAGCGCGCCGGCCTCTTCCGGCGGCGGCTGGCGTGAACCGGGCAGGCCTTCGTTCGGCCAGCCTGCGCCGCAGCAGAACTATGGCGCCCCGCAACAGAACTATCAGCAGCCACAAGCGCCCGCCGCGCCGATTGGCAGTGGTTTCCTCGGTGGCGCGCTGAAAACCGCCGCGGGCGTCGCCGGTGGTGTGATGCTGGCCGAGGGCATCAGCAGCCTGTTCAACCACAACTCGCAACAGCCGCAAGTGGTGGAAGAAATCATTCGCGAAGTGCCGGCGCCGGCCAGTGACAACAGTAACTGGGGCAACGACGACCAGAAGTTCGCCGGCAATGACAGTTGGGGCAGCAACAATGCCGACAACTTCGCGGACAGCGATTATTCCGATAATTCCTCGTCTTTCGACGACGACGATTCCTTCGTCTGA
- a CDS encoding LabA-like NYN domain-containing protein has translation MKKIAVFADVQNLYYTVRQAYGCHFNYAALWADISARGQIVEAYAYAIDRGDSKQQQFQQILRNLGFTVKLKPYIQRSDGSAKGDWDVGITLDIMDAADHVDEIVLASGDGDFDMLLDRIISKHGVEAVAYGVPGLTANSLIRAASRYVPIEGALLLK, from the coding sequence GTGAAGAAAATTGCAGTGTTCGCCGATGTTCAAAACCTCTACTACACCGTTCGCCAAGCCTATGGCTGTCACTTCAATTACGCGGCCCTGTGGGCTGATATCAGCGCGCGCGGGCAGATCGTCGAAGCCTACGCCTATGCCATCGATCGCGGCGACAGCAAACAGCAGCAGTTCCAGCAGATCCTGCGCAACCTGGGGTTCACGGTAAAACTCAAGCCCTATATCCAGCGCAGCGACGGCTCGGCCAAAGGCGACTGGGACGTGGGCATCACCCTCGACATCATGGACGCCGCCGATCACGTCGACGAAATCGTGCTGGCCTCCGGCGACGGTGACTTCGACATGTTGCTCGACCGCATCATCAGCAAGCATGGCGTCGAAGCCGTGGCCTACGGCGTACCGGGGCTGACGGCCAACTCATTGATACGTGCCGCCAGCCGCTATGTGCCGATCGAAGGCGCGCTGCTGCTCAAATAG